The following proteins come from a genomic window of Geomonas sp. RF6:
- the amrB gene encoding AmmeMemoRadiSam system protein B — protein sequence MVRQPAVAGRFYKSDAEALREELAELMPKNGSEKAIGIVAPHAGFIYSGKVAGSVYGQLQIPSSVIVLCPNHTGMGSAAALFPTGQWDTPLGPVPINSRLSKLILKHVPLLKEDELAHRFEHSLEVQLPFLMYRNPEVSIAALCLSSYDFESCRDIGEGIVQAIREYGEEVLIVASSDMTHYESDDAARVKDDIALSQVLALNPEGLLTSCRQQWISMCGVVPTTVMMVAAKALGATRARLDSYATSGDVTGDRRRVVAYAGVTLF from the coding sequence ATGGTACGTCAGCCGGCGGTAGCAGGAAGGTTCTACAAATCGGATGCCGAGGCGCTGCGCGAGGAACTCGCGGAGCTCATGCCGAAAAACGGCTCGGAGAAGGCGATCGGCATCGTCGCCCCGCACGCGGGCTTCATCTATTCAGGAAAGGTCGCAGGCTCCGTGTACGGCCAGCTGCAGATCCCTTCCTCCGTCATCGTCCTGTGCCCCAACCACACCGGCATGGGGTCCGCCGCCGCCCTTTTCCCTACCGGGCAGTGGGACACCCCCCTCGGTCCTGTCCCGATCAACAGCAGGCTCTCGAAGCTCATTCTGAAGCATGTCCCCCTCCTGAAGGAAGACGAGCTCGCCCACCGCTTCGAGCACTCCCTGGAGGTGCAACTCCCTTTCCTCATGTACCGAAACCCCGAGGTCAGCATCGCCGCACTCTGCCTTTCCAGCTACGATTTCGAGAGCTGCCGCGACATCGGTGAGGGGATCGTCCAGGCGATTCGCGAATACGGCGAAGAGGTCCTCATCGTCGCGAGCTCCGACATGACGCACTACGAATCGGACGACGCGGCGCGCGTGAAGGACGACATAGCGCTCAGCCAGGTCCTCGCCCTCAACCCCGAGGGGCTCCTCACCTCCTGCCGCCAGCAGTGGATCAGCATGTGCGGCGTCGTCCCCACGACGGTGATGATGGTGGCTGCAAAGGCTCTCGGGGCGACGAGAGCGCGGCTCGATTCTTACGCCACCAGCGGTGATGTAACAGGTGACCGGCGGCGGGTAGTCGCGTACGCGGGGGTCACCCTGTTCTGA
- the trpS gene encoding tryptophan--tRNA ligase has product MSKRIVSGMRPTGKLHLGHYHGVLSNWRELQRSYECFFFVADWHSLTTEYASTAGIRESIYEMVLDWLAFGIDPEKSVIFEQSRVPQHAELNLILSMITPVSWLERNPTYKEMQENLTTKDLSTMGFLGYPVLMASDILVYKALQVPVGQDQLPHLEITREIARRFNYLYGEVFPEPAALLTETPKVLGLDGRKMSKSYNNAIFLGETAEETRKKLMGMVTDAERVYRKDPGEPDRCVAFTLHSLYVAEEKREEVVTACRGAQIGCVDCKKILAEAVVETLAPFRARREELAAQKGLVQDVLADGARKAEAVAKMTMEEVREALKL; this is encoded by the coding sequence ATGAGCAAACGCATCGTTAGCGGCATGAGACCTACCGGAAAACTGCACCTCGGGCACTACCACGGTGTGCTCTCCAACTGGAGGGAACTGCAGCGTTCCTACGAGTGTTTCTTCTTCGTCGCTGACTGGCACTCCCTCACCACCGAGTACGCCAGCACCGCGGGGATCCGCGAGAGCATCTACGAGATGGTGCTCGACTGGCTGGCCTTCGGGATCGATCCTGAAAAGAGCGTCATCTTCGAGCAGAGCAGGGTGCCGCAGCACGCGGAGCTCAACCTGATCCTCTCCATGATCACCCCCGTCTCCTGGCTGGAAAGAAACCCGACGTACAAGGAGATGCAGGAAAACCTCACCACCAAGGACCTCTCCACCATGGGGTTCCTCGGCTACCCGGTCCTCATGGCCAGCGACATCCTGGTGTACAAGGCGCTGCAGGTGCCGGTCGGCCAGGACCAGCTGCCGCACCTGGAGATCACCAGGGAGATCGCCCGCCGCTTCAATTATCTCTACGGTGAAGTCTTCCCCGAGCCGGCCGCTCTTCTCACGGAGACGCCGAAGGTCCTCGGGCTGGACGGCCGCAAGATGAGCAAGTCGTACAACAATGCCATCTTCCTCGGCGAGACGGCGGAAGAGACGAGGAAAAAACTGATGGGGATGGTGACAGATGCTGAGCGCGTCTATCGCAAGGATCCGGGTGAGCCGGACCGCTGCGTCGCCTTCACCCTCCACTCTCTCTATGTGGCGGAAGAGAAGCGAGAGGAGGTGGTGACTGCCTGCCGCGGCGCCCAGATCGGCTGCGTCGACTGCAAAAAGATCCTCGCCGAGGCGGTCGTGGAGACCCTGGCGCCGTTCCGTGCCCGCCGCGAAGAGCTGGCGGCGCAGAAGGGGCTCGTCCAGGATGTGCTCGCCGACGGCGCCCGCAAGGCCGAAGCGGTTGCCAAGATGACGATGGAAGAGGTGCGCGAGGCGCTCAAACTGTAG
- a CDS encoding segregation and condensation protein A has product MPLENPQTTLFSDALESAYQIKVGEFEGPLDLLLHLIKKNEVDIYNIPIAEITRQYLDYLEILKELNLDIAGEFLVMAATLIQIKSRMLLPLTQEEEEGGAVEDPRAELVRRLLEYQRYREAGQELAGRHLLGRDTFARKFPSPELADIEPLEEVAEVEIFELVEAFRRVLSKVSVPAYHEVEADGISIAERISQVLAILHGGDGMSFESLFPDGATRELLVVTFLSILELCKMKMIKVVQAESLGSIWISCREQEAVTEEPLWQDP; this is encoded by the coding sequence TTGCCACTGGAGAACCCCCAAACCACCCTCTTTTCGGACGCCCTTGAGAGCGCCTACCAGATAAAGGTGGGGGAGTTCGAGGGGCCTCTTGATCTCCTCCTCCACCTCATCAAGAAAAACGAGGTGGACATCTACAACATCCCCATCGCGGAGATCACGCGGCAATATCTCGATTACCTGGAGATCCTGAAGGAGCTGAACCTCGACATCGCGGGGGAGTTCCTCGTCATGGCGGCGACCCTGATCCAGATCAAGTCGCGCATGCTCCTCCCGCTGACGCAGGAAGAGGAGGAGGGGGGGGCGGTGGAGGACCCGAGGGCCGAGCTGGTGCGCCGGCTCCTCGAATACCAGCGCTACCGGGAGGCGGGGCAGGAGCTTGCCGGGCGGCATCTGCTCGGTCGCGACACCTTCGCGAGAAAATTTCCCTCTCCCGAGCTCGCCGACATCGAGCCGCTGGAAGAGGTGGCGGAGGTGGAGATCTTCGAGCTCGTCGAGGCTTTCCGCCGCGTCCTCTCCAAGGTTTCGGTCCCCGCCTATCACGAGGTGGAGGCGGACGGGATCAGCATCGCGGAGCGGATCAGCCAGGTCCTTGCCATCCTGCACGGCGGTGACGGCATGAGCTTCGAGTCCCTCTTTCCCGACGGCGCCACCCGCGAGCTCCTGGTGGTGACCTTCCTCTCCATCCTGGAGCTCTGCAAGATGAAGATGATAAAGGTCGTCCAGGCCGAGAGCCTGGGATCGATCTGGATCTCCTGCCGCGAGCAGGAGGCGGTTACGGAGGAGCCTCTTTGGCAAGATCCCTGA
- a CDS encoding A-adding tRNA nucleotidyltransferase, translating into MDVITTHVNADFDCLGSMVAAKKIYPEALLVFSGSQEKGVRDFFVKFPAVAAEFTRLKDLDLNAVTRLILVDCQHSSRIARFAEIVRRRGLEIHIYDHHPKAAGDLDPSGGSIRSCGSSTTLLVTLLQQRKTAVTPQEATVMMLGIYEDTGNLTFPSTTTEDYVAAAWLLERGANLNEVADSISRELTVEQVSLLNDLLKSMKTTTLKGVDVSIAHASLDHYVGDIAGLAHMMRDMENLNALFIVVGMGDRIYLVARSRIPEVRVGEILEELGGGGHATAASATVKGLTLIQTLELLESVLRSRVNPRRTAQDIMSAPVKSIPLKTTIEEARELLVRYNVTAMPVVDVEGKVKGIISRKTVEKAMYHNLGVVSVADYMHTEFMIADPETPITEIQTYIVGNDARLVPVVAQGELIGVITRTDLLRYGYGGEALYDLARDSLPVKSREIVGLMNKHLPPRVVTILRNLGEVGDRLELPVYAVGGFVRDLLLGVVNKDIDVTVEGDGIIFADAFAAQYGCRVKSHQKFGTAVIVFPDGSKIDVASTRLEYYVSPGALPTVERSSLKMDLYRRDFTVNTLAIRLNSAYFGRLIDFFGANRDLQDGVIRVLHNLSFVEDPTRVFRAIRFEQRLAFRIAKHTENLIKNAVKMEFLDKLGGRRLLSELVHILKEKEPLKGIYRMANLGLFRFIRPDLEFTPAVQNVLEGVREILSWFDLLFLERPYERWAVYFLAMCDPLTDEQFWGTCTRLSVAEHYKEKLYEMRKDGALLVTAMEKRIYSNGKLENSEIYFFLRSLTVEVLLYLMARSQHAEVKRAISLYFTKLSGVRPLINGEDLQRLGVQKGPRYRELLDAALSARLNGTVSSKEDELRLVQGLLAAL; encoded by the coding sequence ATGGATGTAATCACCACCCATGTGAACGCCGATTTCGATTGCCTCGGCTCGATGGTCGCGGCAAAGAAGATCTACCCTGAAGCCCTCCTTGTCTTCTCGGGCTCCCAGGAAAAGGGAGTCCGGGACTTCTTCGTAAAGTTCCCCGCGGTTGCCGCCGAATTCACCCGCCTGAAGGACCTCGACCTCAATGCCGTCACCCGGCTCATCCTCGTCGATTGCCAGCACTCCTCCCGTATCGCCAGGTTTGCCGAGATCGTGCGCCGCCGCGGCCTGGAGATCCATATCTACGACCACCACCCGAAGGCGGCAGGGGACCTCGACCCAAGCGGCGGCAGCATCCGCTCCTGCGGCTCGAGCACGACCCTTCTGGTGACCCTCCTGCAGCAGCGGAAAACAGCGGTGACCCCCCAGGAGGCGACGGTAATGATGCTCGGCATCTACGAGGATACCGGGAACCTGACCTTCCCCTCCACGACGACGGAGGACTATGTCGCCGCCGCGTGGCTCCTCGAGCGGGGCGCCAACCTGAACGAGGTGGCGGACTCCATCAGCCGCGAACTCACGGTGGAGCAGGTCTCCCTGCTGAACGACCTCCTCAAATCGATGAAGACCACGACGCTAAAAGGGGTCGACGTCTCCATAGCTCACGCCTCGCTGGATCACTACGTCGGTGATATCGCGGGGCTTGCCCACATGATGCGTGACATGGAGAACCTGAACGCGCTCTTTATCGTCGTGGGGATGGGGGACCGGATCTACCTCGTGGCGCGCAGCCGCATTCCGGAGGTGCGGGTAGGGGAGATACTGGAGGAGTTGGGGGGAGGGGGGCACGCAACCGCCGCCTCCGCCACGGTGAAGGGGCTCACCCTCATCCAGACACTGGAGCTCCTCGAGTCCGTGCTGCGAAGCCGCGTCAATCCGAGGCGGACCGCGCAGGACATCATGTCCGCACCGGTGAAGTCGATCCCTCTGAAGACGACGATAGAGGAGGCACGGGAGCTCCTGGTGCGCTACAACGTCACCGCCATGCCGGTCGTGGACGTCGAGGGGAAGGTGAAGGGGATCATCTCCAGAAAGACGGTGGAGAAGGCGATGTACCACAACCTCGGCGTGGTATCGGTCGCGGACTACATGCACACCGAGTTCATGATCGCCGACCCTGAGACGCCGATTACCGAGATCCAGACCTACATCGTCGGCAACGACGCCCGTCTGGTGCCAGTCGTCGCCCAGGGGGAGCTTATCGGGGTGATCACCCGTACCGACCTCTTGCGCTACGGCTACGGAGGGGAGGCGCTGTACGATCTGGCGCGCGACTCCCTCCCGGTGAAGAGTCGCGAGATCGTGGGTCTCATGAACAAGCACCTCCCCCCGCGGGTGGTGACGATCCTCAGGAACCTGGGGGAGGTCGGCGACAGGCTGGAGCTCCCGGTCTACGCGGTTGGCGGCTTCGTGCGCGACCTTCTCCTCGGGGTGGTGAACAAGGATATCGACGTCACGGTGGAGGGGGATGGAATCATATTCGCCGACGCCTTTGCGGCGCAGTACGGGTGCCGGGTGAAGAGCCACCAGAAGTTCGGCACCGCCGTCATCGTCTTCCCCGACGGCTCAAAGATCGATGTGGCGAGCACACGCCTCGAATACTACGTTTCTCCCGGAGCGCTGCCGACCGTGGAGCGCTCGTCCCTCAAGATGGATCTCTACCGTCGCGACTTCACCGTCAATACCCTCGCGATCCGGCTAAACAGCGCCTATTTCGGGAGGCTCATCGACTTCTTCGGCGCCAACCGCGACCTGCAGGACGGGGTCATCAGGGTGCTGCACAACCTCTCCTTTGTGGAGGATCCCACCCGGGTCTTTCGCGCCATCCGCTTTGAGCAGCGCCTCGCCTTCAGGATCGCGAAGCACACGGAGAATCTCATCAAGAACGCGGTGAAGATGGAATTCCTCGACAAGCTCGGCGGCCGGCGCCTCCTCTCGGAGCTGGTGCATATCCTGAAAGAGAAGGAGCCGCTGAAGGGGATCTACCGGATGGCGAACCTCGGGCTCTTCCGCTTCATCCGCCCCGATCTGGAGTTCACCCCCGCCGTACAGAATGTGCTTGAGGGTGTGCGGGAAATCCTCTCCTGGTTCGACCTCCTCTTCCTGGAGCGCCCCTACGAGCGGTGGGCCGTGTACTTTCTGGCGATGTGCGATCCCCTCACAGACGAGCAGTTCTGGGGGACCTGCACCCGACTCTCTGTGGCGGAGCATTACAAGGAAAAGCTCTACGAGATGAGAAAGGACGGAGCGCTCCTCGTGACTGCCATGGAAAAGCGTATCTACTCCAACGGCAAGCTGGAAAACAGCGAGATCTACTTCTTCCTGCGCAGTCTGACCGTGGAGGTGCTCCTCTACCTCATGGCCCGCAGCCAGCACGCCGAGGTCAAGCGGGCGATCTCTCTTTATTTCACGAAGCTAAGCGGAGTGCGCCCGCTCATCAACGGCGAGGACCTGCAGCGTCTCGGCGTACAGAAGGGACCTCGCTACCGTGAGCTCCTCGATGCCGCCCTTTCGGCGCGGCTGAACGGAACGGTCTCCAGCAAGGAGGATGAACTGCGCCTGGTCCAGGGGCTGCTTGCCGCACTGTAG
- a CDS encoding DHH family phosphoesterase — MALNGRLPDLKGYTDALLNWVGGRGKILIVVHDNPDPDALASAMALRHLFAVRTNREAIIAFSGMIGRSENLAMAKNLQIPLTPFQLIELKAFPVVCLLDSQPGTGNNALPPGARVDLVIDHHPMREGSATCKWIDIRPDYGATSTILYEYLRVQGISIGTKLATALFYAIKSETQDLGREAKRPDREAYLTLFPLANKVLLNSIVRPRLPREYFAALHSGLRHARIYGNVLVASLKHVQFPEVVAEFADLVVRLEGVETALCMGHVNRQMILSIRTESQELNAGELLRTVVDGYGSAGGHGMMAGGKLNETDESDEAMTATEGLMIRRFLEYLGVVQGEPECLIP, encoded by the coding sequence TTGGCTCTCAACGGAAGACTTCCGGACCTCAAAGGGTACACCGATGCCCTCCTCAACTGGGTGGGGGGGCGCGGCAAGATACTCATCGTGGTGCACGACAACCCCGATCCCGACGCCCTCGCCTCCGCGATGGCTCTTCGCCACCTCTTCGCGGTGCGCACCAACAGGGAAGCGATCATCGCCTTTTCCGGGATGATCGGCCGCAGCGAAAACCTGGCGATGGCCAAGAATCTCCAGATCCCCCTTACCCCCTTTCAACTGATCGAACTGAAGGCCTTCCCCGTCGTCTGCCTCCTCGACAGCCAGCCCGGCACCGGGAACAACGCGCTCCCCCCCGGCGCCCGCGTTGACCTCGTCATCGACCACCACCCGATGCGCGAGGGGAGCGCCACCTGCAAGTGGATCGACATCCGGCCCGACTACGGGGCCACCAGCACCATCCTCTACGAGTATCTGCGGGTGCAGGGGATCTCTATTGGTACTAAGCTCGCCACCGCTCTTTTCTACGCCATCAAGTCGGAGACGCAGGATCTGGGGAGGGAGGCGAAGCGCCCCGACCGCGAGGCGTATCTCACCCTTTTTCCCCTGGCCAACAAGGTCCTCCTGAACTCCATCGTGCGCCCGAGACTCCCCCGCGAGTACTTTGCCGCGCTGCACTCCGGTCTCAGGCACGCCCGGATTTACGGCAATGTGCTGGTGGCATCGCTGAAGCATGTGCAGTTCCCGGAAGTCGTCGCCGAGTTTGCCGACCTGGTGGTGCGGCTGGAAGGGGTCGAGACCGCGCTTTGCATGGGGCACGTGAACCGCCAGATGATCCTCTCCATCAGGACGGAGTCGCAGGAATTGAACGCGGGGGAGCTCCTCAGGACCGTTGTCGACGGCTACGGGAGCGCCGGCGGTCATGGGATGATGGCTGGCGGGAAACTCAACGAGACAGATGAGAGCGACGAAGCGATGACTGCCACGGAGGGGCTCATGATCCGGCGCTTCCTGGAGTACCTCGGTGTGGTGCAGGGGGAGCCGGAATGTCTCATCCCTTGA
- a CDS encoding PhoH family protein, translated as MKTFVLDTNVLLYDPQALEKFEEHSIIVPITVIEEIDRFKKDMNETGRNARQVSRILDKMRKGGSLIKGIQLQSGGTLRVEICEEKVLKMLPPELREERGDNRILAVAVDLMAQRPDVPVILVTKDTNLRIKADALGLSAEDYESDKVSIDSLFTGYASVEVGADLVDRFYSQGWLDWPAGLHPNQFVALSEFGNPGHSALGRLDSSSGRVVPLRGVGKEGVWSVFPRNREQSFALDALLDDEVKIVTLMGKAGTGKTLLAIAAGLQKTAEENVYNRLLVSRPVFPMGRDLGFLPGDIEEKLTPWMQPIFDNVELLLTGHEGEKRHSKGYKELMAMGILEIEPLTYIRGRSIPMQYMIVDEAQNLTPHEIKTIVTRAGEGTKIVLTGDPYQIDNPYVDAESNGLTYVVERLKDQKISAHITMTKGERSELAELAANLL; from the coding sequence ATGAAAACATTTGTTCTTGATACCAACGTCCTCCTCTACGACCCGCAGGCCCTGGAAAAGTTCGAGGAACATTCGATCATCGTCCCCATTACCGTCATCGAGGAGATCGACAGGTTCAAGAAGGACATGAACGAGACGGGGAGAAACGCCCGCCAGGTCTCCCGCATCCTCGACAAAATGCGCAAGGGGGGCTCTCTCATCAAGGGGATCCAGCTGCAAAGCGGCGGGACGCTGCGGGTGGAGATCTGCGAGGAGAAAGTGCTGAAGATGCTCCCCCCCGAGCTGCGGGAAGAGCGCGGCGACAACAGGATCCTTGCGGTCGCCGTCGACCTCATGGCGCAGCGCCCGGACGTCCCGGTGATACTGGTCACAAAGGACACGAACCTGCGCATCAAGGCGGACGCTCTCGGCCTCAGCGCCGAGGACTACGAGTCGGACAAGGTGAGCATCGATTCCCTCTTTACCGGCTATGCCAGCGTGGAGGTCGGCGCCGACCTCGTCGACCGCTTTTACAGCCAGGGGTGGCTCGACTGGCCCGCGGGGCTGCATCCGAACCAGTTCGTAGCGCTCAGCGAATTCGGCAACCCCGGCCACAGCGCGCTTGGACGTTTGGATAGCTCGTCCGGCCGTGTGGTGCCGCTGCGCGGGGTCGGGAAGGAAGGGGTCTGGAGCGTCTTTCCGAGGAACCGTGAGCAGTCGTTTGCGCTCGACGCACTCCTTGACGACGAGGTAAAGATCGTGACGCTGATGGGGAAGGCAGGGACCGGAAAAACGCTTCTCGCCATAGCCGCCGGTCTGCAGAAGACGGCGGAGGAGAATGTGTACAACAGGCTCCTCGTGTCTCGCCCGGTTTTCCCGATGGGTCGCGACCTCGGCTTTCTGCCGGGGGACATCGAGGAGAAGCTCACCCCCTGGATGCAGCCGATCTTCGACAACGTCGAGCTCCTCCTGACGGGGCATGAAGGGGAGAAACGGCACAGCAAGGGGTACAAAGAGCTCATGGCGATGGGAATCCTGGAGATAGAGCCCCTCACCTACATCCGCGGGCGCTCCATCCCGATGCAGTACATGATAGTCGACGAGGCGCAGAACCTCACTCCGCATGAGATCAAGACGATCGTGACGCGGGCGGGGGAGGGGACGAAGATCGTGTTGACCGGCGACCCGTACCAGATCGACAACCCCTATGTCGACGCCGAGAGTAACGGTCTCACCTACGTAGTGGAGCGGCTGAAGGATCAGAAGATCTCGGCGCATATCACCATGACGAAGGGTGAGCGCTCCGAGCTCGCGGAGCTGGCGGCAAACCTGCTGTAG
- a CDS encoding site-2 protease family protein — MESFFLKISIMLVPALMAITCHEVSHGYIASRFGDDTARSLGRLTLNPLKHLDILGTLMVFFVGIGWAKPVPVNFSRLRKPKRDMIWVAVAGPVTNFLLATASALALRGIVLLDGAIPGGSSLATFLDPITLMLAFSVYINLLLAIFNLIPVPPLDGGRVAVGLLPYRQSMLLARLEPFGMVLIVLLVFFTDVFSYLLLPALTFGVQLLAGPQSGMVFGVTRLMMR; from the coding sequence ATGGAATCGTTTTTCCTGAAGATTTCCATCATGCTCGTTCCGGCTCTCATGGCGATTACCTGCCACGAGGTGTCTCATGGCTATATCGCCAGCCGGTTCGGAGACGATACCGCCCGCTCCCTCGGACGGCTCACCCTGAACCCCCTGAAACACCTCGACATTCTCGGCACCCTCATGGTCTTCTTCGTGGGGATCGGGTGGGCCAAGCCGGTCCCGGTGAACTTCAGCCGCCTGCGCAAGCCGAAACGCGACATGATCTGGGTCGCGGTCGCGGGACCAGTCACCAATTTCCTGCTCGCCACCGCATCGGCACTCGCGCTGCGCGGCATTGTGCTCCTCGATGGCGCCATCCCCGGCGGCTCCTCGCTCGCGACTTTCCTTGACCCGATCACCCTGATGCTCGCCTTCTCGGTGTATATCAACCTGCTCCTGGCGATCTTCAACCTGATCCCGGTCCCCCCCCTGGACGGCGGAAGGGTCGCGGTGGGGCTTTTGCCGTACCGTCAATCGATGCTCCTGGCGCGGCTAGAGCCGTTCGGCATGGTCCTCATCGTCCTGCTGGTCTTCTTCACCGATGTCTTCAGCTACCTCCTTCTCCCGGCGCTGACCTTCGGGGTGCAGCTCCTCGCAGGCCCTCAGAGCGGGATGGTGTTTGGCGTGACGCGGTTGATGATGCGGTGA
- the scpB gene encoding SMC-Scp complex subunit ScpB: MARSLKSIVESLIFVHDQPLTLDRLCTILEEYERPEIREALEELMEEYEQGERGITLCQVGGGYQLRSRPENADFLRRLTKTKTVKFSQSALETLSIIAYRQPITRGEIEYLRGVDSGGVLKNLLEKKLLRIMGKKDVPGKPLIYGTSREFLELFSLKDLGGLPSLKEIQELAPHDPNAEQPALPLDAIDA, encoded by the coding sequence TTGGCAAGATCCCTGAAATCGATCGTAGAGAGCCTGATTTTTGTGCATGACCAGCCGCTCACCCTCGACCGGCTTTGCACGATCCTCGAGGAGTACGAGCGCCCCGAGATACGCGAGGCCCTCGAGGAGCTCATGGAGGAGTACGAGCAGGGGGAGCGCGGCATCACCCTGTGCCAGGTCGGGGGGGGCTACCAGCTGCGCAGTCGCCCGGAAAACGCCGATTTCCTGCGGCGCCTGACGAAGACAAAGACGGTGAAGTTCAGCCAGTCGGCACTGGAGACCCTTTCCATCATCGCCTACCGTCAGCCGATCACCCGCGGCGAGATAGAATACCTGCGCGGGGTCGACTCCGGGGGGGTCCTGAAGAATCTCCTGGAGAAGAAGCTCCTGCGCATCATGGGGAAAAAGGACGTCCCCGGCAAGCCTCTCATTTACGGGACGAGCCGCGAGTTTCTCGAGCTATTCAGCCTGAAGGACCTCGGCGGGCTCCCATCCCTGAAGGAAATCCAGGAGCTCGCCCCGCACGATCCAAACGCCGAGCAGCCGGCATTACCACTTGACGCTATTGATGCATAG
- a CDS encoding aminotransferase class V-fold PLP-dependent enzyme, with the protein MSLFLDNAATSFPKPESVYLAMDKVIREIGVAPGRGGYGQSLAASRLVFETRALLAEFFGVKQISRLIFTHSATESLNIAVNGLLAAGDHVVTTSMEHNALVRPLYLARKRGVEVTFVPAGKDGVVSEHAIAGAMQKNTRLVAFSHCSNVTGTIQPLEAIVKVAKGSGALVLVDAAQSAGYLPIDIAALGIDLLAAPGHKALFGPAGTGILALGAEVKLDPLQVGGTGASSSSPEPPEELPERFESGTMSTHALAGLKAGVEFVQEVGLETIRQKEKVLVDQLVEGLRKIPGVTLYGPESGDRGGALSFTIEGRDPSEIGYTLDTEHDICVRVGLHCAPDAHRTIGTFPTGTVRVSPGYFNTPQDIERFLKALH; encoded by the coding sequence ATGTCCCTCTTCCTCGATAACGCCGCAACATCGTTCCCGAAACCGGAATCCGTGTACCTCGCCATGGACAAGGTGATAAGGGAGATCGGGGTCGCGCCGGGGAGGGGAGGGTACGGTCAGTCACTCGCCGCGTCCAGGCTTGTATTCGAGACCCGGGCGCTCCTCGCGGAGTTCTTCGGCGTCAAGCAGATTTCCCGCCTCATCTTCACCCACAGCGCTACCGAATCCCTCAATATAGCCGTGAACGGGCTTCTCGCCGCCGGCGACCACGTCGTTACTACCTCCATGGAGCACAACGCCCTCGTGCGGCCGCTGTATCTTGCCCGCAAGCGCGGCGTCGAGGTCACCTTCGTTCCCGCAGGGAAGGACGGCGTCGTATCCGAGCACGCCATCGCCGGGGCGATGCAGAAAAACACGAGGCTTGTCGCCTTCTCGCACTGCTCCAACGTGACCGGCACGATCCAGCCTCTGGAGGCGATCGTGAAGGTGGCCAAGGGGAGTGGGGCGCTTGTGCTGGTGGACGCGGCGCAGAGCGCAGGTTACCTTCCGATCGACATTGCGGCCCTCGGCATCGATCTTCTCGCCGCTCCGGGACACAAGGCTCTCTTTGGTCCCGCGGGGACCGGGATACTCGCCCTCGGTGCAGAGGTGAAGCTCGACCCGCTGCAGGTCGGCGGCACCGGCGCCAGCTCATCGAGCCCGGAGCCGCCGGAAGAGCTCCCGGAGCGCTTCGAGAGCGGCACCATGAGCACCCATGCCCTTGCCGGGCTGAAGGCGGGTGTGGAGTTCGTGCAGGAGGTGGGGCTTGAGACGATCCGCCAGAAGGAAAAAGTCCTTGTGGACCAGCTTGTGGAGGGGCTGCGCAAGATTCCGGGGGTGACGCTGTATGGTCCGGAGAGCGGCGACCGCGGCGGCGCTCTCTCCTTCACCATCGAAGGGCGGGACCCCTCCGAAATCGGCTACACTCTCGACACCGAGCACGACATCTGCGTACGCGTGGGACTTCATTGCGCACCGGACGCGCACAGGACCATCGGCACCTTCCCCACGGGGACGGTGCGGGTAAGCCCCGGCTACTTCAACACGCCCCAGGACATCGAGCGCTTTCTGAAGGCGCTGCATTGA